GGTGGAGTTGTCCCTTGGTTGTCTCCCGTTCTTCTGCCCGACTTGCCATAGTGTTCGTCGCTGCGCTCGGCGTCCAGGCAGACGCCACCGACTGGAGTAGGGCGCGGTATATGGAGGGGCCCACCTGTAGGGTCCTCAGCATCGACGATCCGCTTGTCGAGGACTTTCCGGTCATTCGCCCCTATATCGAAGCCGGGAATAGGGGTGGCATTCCCGTCAAGGCTTGCACGTACCCGTTCCTGAGGGCGCAAGGAGATGCAGCTGCTCAGCGTCAGTACGGCTGGGTTGTGCTGGCCGATCCGCCGCCAGCCGTGCTCGACTCATGGATCGGCGTGGCCTGCAAAAATGGCGCGCCGAAACAGGTTGATGATTGCGCCGAAGCGCTCGCCAACTATGTTGAAAGTCAGTCCGGCGGACAATTTCCGGTGACTGGTTTTGTCGCGGAGGGGCCTGATGGTGGTCTTTGCGTCCAGAATGGCAGACCGGTAGAGCTTCGGGGTCTAATCGCTTTCGAGGACGGCGTAACGATCCAGCGTGCAGCAAATCCAACTATTGAAGACGATAAAGTGGGAGTTAGGACCGGGATTTATTGTGCGACCGATGGCTGGGGAGAGGCGGTTCAGAAGCAAATAACGAAGAACCACGCCATCGTGCACGCGTTCAAGAAGGCGCGGCTTGCAGGCCTTGATCGAAGCTGCGGCGAGAGTTTTCTCAAGGCCATAAGAGAGAAAGACGTCGAGCATCCTTGGCTGATGGCGAGCCGGCTTAATCATCTCGCCGCTATGACGACAGGCGTGAATGCGATGCTGGTCAAGCAGGCCGAACGGTTCGCGAGCGGGCAGGATCTCGAGGGCGAATGTCAGTGATCCAGTGTCAGCTCGATAGTTTTAATGAAGCATGAGTTTCTTGGGGCGAAAAATGAGATCGATACTCGTACTGGGGCTGTTTGGGACAGTCGTTCTATGCCTATCAGAAGGCACTCTGAGCGCGCGCGAAAGAGGGCATGACAGAGGTGGAGAGAGAGGGCACCACGGAGGCGGTCATCATGGGGCAAGCATCCACGCATCGCCGCAGCACACGCCAACCGAGAAAAGTCAGTTTCAGAGAAATATTCCTAGCGTGCGAGTAGGGGTAATTCAGAACGAGCCTATTTCCTCTCAGCGTACGGGCCTGCCACCTGAATGGCGTCCTTCCCAGAATTTCTCTATCAAGCCGACAATCCAAGCGCCGCCGCATGATCACAGCGACGCAAAAGGAATAACCGGAACGTACTCGTTCCCATCGATTTCTGTTAACCGGGCCGATGACTGTGTATTCACGCAGGTCGCGCTAGGAAGACTGGTGATGAACAATATCTGCGCTATGCCAGTTACAATAACCGGATGGACGCAAATCAATTCGCATGTTGGGCTTCCCGTCCAAGCGTTCTGTCAAGCAAATTGCATCATTCCGGCAGGAGGAAATCGAACATACGAAAGTCCGATGGGAGGACCAATTGTGAGGGTTGATTGGTATGCACTCGCTGCAAAGTACGTCCCCTAAAATCAAAATCCGCCGGCAACCGTGAAAACGCCCGTAGAATCGCGAGCTCCTGCGATTCCGAGCGCCCACGTTGCGGCGACCTTCTTTGCTGCTCCAAGGCAGGCAATCGGCCGCCCGGAAGCTCGATCCCTTGGCGACTTCCGAGACACTGAGCGGCCCATGGAGGGGCCTGTTTTTATCCCGCCATAACACTTACCTTAGCCTGCGAGAACTGCCGACGAATGTCGTAGCAGCGGAATTGACGTCTCTCCCGGTCGCAGGTTCGAAATGCAGAAGCGCATCAAGCCAACGTCACGAAGTCTTCAGCACCGATATGAGATGACCTTTACCCTGACCAACACTACCGACATGGGTGCTCGTCAGTTGGTCGAGGGACAAGGTCGGTTCATCGGCCATCCCTACGACAGCAGTGAGCTTGAGAAGGCCTGCGCGTCACTTGCTCAAACCCCTCCGACCGACGCCCTTCGGGAGGGGCAGGCCGATCGATTGAAGAGGTTCATCGGCAGGACCAAAAAACTGCTGGACAAGAAATTAGCCCGACCAGGCTTTGTTTTCCCTTCGCTGAAAATGTCCCAGGAGGCCGTCAACCTTGAGGAGATCCAGGACCAGATCGGAGAGGAATGGGACGCGGTGGTCCACCGACTTCGGCCGTTCATCAACCATGACCTTTTCGGAGAGCACATCATCAACGACGTGATGGCGGGCTGGCGCCAACATCCCGAATTCGACGCAATCAAGAGGACTATCCGGCGATATTACCTACTCGAAGAAGCTGCTCGGTACAGGGACCTTTTCGTATATCGGCGGCATGGCGGCGACCTTATCATGGTCGCATCTCTCTTCAAAAATGGAATGTTCGAGGCCTCAGGCGAGAGAGGCAGCTTCCTCCACGTGACCCCCTTCTCCAAAGAGCCGGATCCAGACGTCTCAGACGACCGCAAGCGGTTGCAGGCCTTCATCGATAATCCAACTGCCGGCGCTTTTCTTGCCGGAGACTCGTACGCCGTCTGCCGCGTCATGAACAACAAGTTCTGCGACGAGTGGCTGCAGAAGATCGAGTATCACGACAGCCCCAAGGATACCGAATTCTTCGCTTCCTACATGGACGTCGAATTGGTCGAGTGGTTCGTTCGATATTACTTGGCTTACGGGCTTATTGATAGAATGCTCGTACTAGGCTGGCTATCTAACTTAGCGCGCAAGCTGATCTAGTGTGCCCTGAGAACAGAAACGAGTCGCCCTTAGCCAATTGTGCTCAGCCATAGCTCACCTCGCACGTGCTTGTAACGGGCCAGGCGGGTAGGCGCGGGATGCCAAGCATGCATCATGAGGGTGCGTCTCAGAGCATTCATCTCTTCAGCACAGGACCTATCAACGCGACTCGACTTTGCATGGATGTTTGTGCGTTTCGTACAAATCTCGACCGTCAGGATGATCCATTTCGGGTCGTTCCATAAGCCGAAATTGGTATCTGGAGCTACGGGTGCCGCAGCGGACGATTTAGCCACGTCAGGATAGCTACTGTCACTTCGGCATCCACCCGGCACCGCAAGCTTGGCGATTACGCGGCGCTTTGAGAAAATAGAACTATAGACTTGGCGCCCTCTGAAGTTGTAGCAATGGCTATTGATTGAGCAAATTCCGATAGGGGGATTCATATGGCTGAAAGATCAAAAGTCGTGCTCTCGCTGGGCGCCGCGCTGGCATCGCTCGCGGGAATGTCCACACAGGGGGCCGAGGCCAAAGCAGCTGCCAACGACGCAAGCGCCACTGCAGCCGAAAATAGCGCCGCTAAGCTCCAACCCAACGCTCACTACCAGGTAGGTGAGGACCTTCTTGGGTTCGTCATGACGAAGCAGGCCGACGGAACCGTCGTCGCGCAGCATGCCTCCCACGCGTCGCATGCTTCACATGCGTCCCATGCTTCCAGTCGCTAAGATTTCTGCGGCGTCCCCGGTCGAGGTGGCTGTCGATTTCGATTCAAGCATCCAAAGCCTGAGCGCATTGGATGCGGCAGCTTATCGTCTGATCGGAACGGCGACCTGCCAGGTTGAGCGGGTGGGCGATCGCTATGTTTGCCGCCTGGTTGCCTCCAATCCGCAAAAGAGAGCCGTGCCCAGTTCGGACGAACTGAAGGAGCGGTTCCTGAACCTTGTCACCGACGAAAACTTGCGGGCGCGCGTCGCCGAGAAAACAGAGGGCGTTCGGAACGTCATTCTCGCCCTTGCCTTCGGGGCCCTGGCCGCTAATCAAAATGACACCGGATAAAGTCCTGTCGGAGGACCATGGCGCGGTTTTTACCTCCTGAAAGCTTTGGCGCAGCAACCGAAGACCTTTCGTTGTTGCCGTTCAATTTTGAGCGTGCCGGAGCAAAACAATATCTCGTCGCCAACCTGGTCGGCGATTTCATCCGCCTGACTGAAGATGAATTGACCAGGCTGGTCGACCTTCGGATTAGGCCCGGCGATGGCCTCTATGAAAAGGCCTATGCAGCCCACCTTGTCTCCGGTGTGAGCCAGAACGCGCAACGGCAGCTTTTGGCGGCTCGGCTGAGAAGCCGGATGTCGTTCCTGCAGCAGATGACGCCACTGCATATTTTCGTCGTGACGTTGCGATGCGAGCACTCTTGCCCTTACTGCCAGGTTTCGCGCCAAAGCACCGACCGCTCGCGCTACGACATGAGCGAAGAAACGGCGATGCGGGCCTTGGACATTGCCTTCGCCAGCCCAGCCGCTCGAATAAAGATCGAGTTTCAGGGCGGGGAGCCGCTTCTCAATTTTCCGCTGATCAGAACGATTGTTACCGCCGCGAAAGCCAGGTCCGGCAAACAGGTCGATTTCGTCATCGCGTCGAACCTGGCCTTGTTGGATGATGCCGTTCTCAGCTTTTGCAAAGCGAACAACATCCTGCTCTCGACGTCTCTCGACGGTCCCGCCGATCTGCACAACAAGAATCGCCCGAGACCCGGAGCTAACAGTCACGAACTGGCGGTCGCCGGTATCCAGCGGGCGAAAGAGGTCTTGGGTCCCGACCGGGTCGGGGCCTTGATGACTACCACGGAGGCGAGCCTCAATCGCGTTGATGACATCATCGATGAATATCTGCGGCTTGGGCTGGACGGCATTTTTCTTCGGCCACTGTCGCCGTTTGGTTTCGCGATCAAGACAAAGCAGTTCGCGAAGTATGACGCGAAGAACTGGCTTGCTTTCTATGAGCGCGGGCTACGCAGGGTTCTGAAGATCAATCGGCAGGGCACCCCGTTCCGGGAATTCTACGCGGCGCTGCTGCTCACACGGATGCTCTCGGACCGACCCATCGGCTACGTTGATTTGCGTAGCCCAGCCGGAGCCGGTCTTGGTGCGCTGGTCTACAATTATGACGGCAGCGTTTTCGCGTCTGACGAAGGCAGGATGCTGGCCGAGACCGGTGACGACGCTTTCCGGCTTGGTCACGTCGAACACGACAGCTACAATTCGCTCATTCTGTCGGACAAGCTGATCGGCGCGATTTCGTCGTCGCTGACGCAGTGTGCGCCCGAATGCTCGACCTGTGTGTATGAGAGCCACTGCGGCGCGGACCCAGTCTATCATCACGCAACGCAGGGTGACGCCTTGGGAATCAAGCCTCTGTCGGCATTTTGCGCTCGCCAAAAAGGCATCATGGGCCTGCTGTTGGACATTCTGGAGAACTCTCCGGAAGATGCTGCCATCTTGCGACGATGGGCCGCCGCATGACCCTTCCTCTCTATGGCACGGCCTCGCAGAGCGCTCGATTTTCGGACAAGGCCCGATCGGTCCTCAGGCTCCGGTCGATTGACAGTGCCGCCGAACGTCACGTAGCTGATTTCGCGCTCGCCAAAACACCAGACGACATCCGGCGCGCGACAGAAGCCGATTGGCCGTCCATCCTTGTCGTCTCCGACGGCCCAATCGATCTACCCAGTACGTTCACAGGACGGCTCGTCGCGGTTTCCCCGAAATATGACTATCTCGCGGACGGCGATGTCATCGGCTTCGATCATGCATCGAGGAAATTCCGCACGCTGTATCGCCGGAATTCGGCGCACAACTCGTTTCTGGTCACGGAACGGTGCAACAATTACTGCCTGATGTGCTCGCAACCACCGAAAGATGTCGATGACCGGTGGATACTCAGCGAAATCAAGGAAAGCCTGCCTCTCATTGATCGGGCGACCCGTGCGCTGACGTTCACTGGCGGGGAGACCTTGTCGGATTGGGAAGAGTTCACCGAGGTCCTCAAGGAGTGCCGCGACCGACTGCCGGCGACTGCCATCCAGGTGCTCACCAACGGCCGCGCGTTCTCCGACTCGCGGATTGTCGACGCTTGGAAGGATATCGGCCATCCGAACCTGATGGCTGCCATTCCGGTCTATGCCTCGGTCGATCATGTCCATGATCACGTGGTACAGGCCAAGGGTGCGTTCGACGAGACGATTCTGGGTATTCTGAAGCTCAAGGACCGGGGACAACGGGTCGAAATCCGCGTCGTCCTGCATGCATTGACCGCGCCGATCATCGAGGACACGGGTCGCTGGCTTGCCCGCAATCTGCCGTTCGTCGATCACGTCGCACTGATGGGGCTCGAAAACACCGGCTTTGCCATCGCAAACGATGCCATGCTCTGGATGGATCCGGTGGACTACGGCGATGGGCTCGCCAGGGCCGTCGATCACTTGAGTGCCGCTGGCGTCAACGTATCGATCTACAACCTTCCGAAATGTGTTCTTCCAAAGTCAGTTTGGCCGCATGCGCTCCAGTCCATCTCAGACTGGAAAAACGGCTTCGTGGAAGAATGCGATCGATGCGACGAAAAGAATACCTGCAGTGGCTTTTTTACGACCGGACGCCCGCGGTTCAGCCGCGGCGTACGCGCGATCACTGCCCAACGAAACGAATTGACCACTTTGGCGGATTGGCCACGGAACTAGGAGAACGAACATGAAGATCGGCAATGGTCTTATCGCTGCTGCGGTTGTATGCAGCGTCTCGGTGGCTCCGGCCTTGGCAAAGACTGCGAAGGAATGCACAGCGGAGTGGCGCGCCGATAAGGCCGGCATGCAAGCTCGGGGCGTGACCGAAAAAGCGTACGTTGAACAATGCAGGGCTGGGGCGGCGCCAACTGCTGCCGCGCCAGTAGCGAAGCCGGTAGAGGCGCCGCCGCCGGCGGCGGCAGCCACCGGATCAAAAACCGCGAAAGAGTGCACAGCGGAGTGGCGCGCTGATAAGGCCGGCATGCAAGCCCGCGGTGTGACTGAAAAAGCGTACGTTGAACAATGCAGGGCAGGCACGGCGCCAGCGGCTTCCGCCCCTCCGCAGAGGCCGAGCGCTGCAACGCCTCCACCCGCTGCGGCGCCGTCACCGTCAACCAGCACGTCGGCTTCCCAGAAGACCGCCAAGGAATGCATAGCCGAATGGCGGGCCGACAAGGCCGGTATGCAAGCCCGCGGCGTGACCGAGAAGGCCTATGTCGAGCAGTGCAGGGCCGGCGGTACCATGCCGACTGCGACCGCCCCCGAACCCAAGCCAACCCCCGCGGCGCCCCCGCCAAGTCGGCCGGCACCAACCGCCACGCAAGCTGCACCAACTCCAGCGCCGCAAAAGCCGGCCCCCACGACTGCGGCACCTGCGCCGGCTCCGCAAGCCTCCGCGCCGAAAGACCAGGCAACGCTGGAGGCCGGGCAGTTTGCAGATGAAGCTTCCGCAAAGGCCCGCTGCCCGACCGACACTGTCGTCTGGGTCAACCTGCCATCGAAGATCTACCACTTCGCGGGCACGAGGAGCTACGGCACCACGAAGCACGGCGCCTACATGTGCGAGAAGGAAGCAATCGCCGCTGAGGATCGCGCTTCGAAAACCGAGAAACATCCCTAAGGCCAAACGCGGCGAGTCCGGTGTAAAGGAGACATTTTGGATGTTTCGGGTTGCCGTCCTAATCACAGCGTCTCTCGCTGGCCTCACCTGGGCCGCGGCGGAGACTATCGACGTAAAATATTACGGGAAGCTAGATCTTACGCCCTTCGCCTGCACCGATGTCTCGCGGAGCAGCTTCATCAACCGAGCGTGCTACGACAAGTCCCAGCGGTTTATGGTGGTGCAACTGAGATCGATCTATTACCCCTATTGCGAGATGCCCGCAGCGACCTTCGAGGCCTTTTTGGCGGCACCATCGATGGGGCAATACTATAACGCCAACATCAAGGGCTCCGGCTCAGATGGCCCTTTTGACTGTCGCACCCATCGCGTCCCCAAATATTAGATCTCGGAAGGCGGGGTTGGTTCATATCTCGCGGGTTCAGCGAAAGCTTGCCGGAACCTGGGATGGCGAGCTTCAACACGCGAGCGCTGGACCGCGCTACGCCCGCAGATCTCAATCGGGTGTAGTCGGTTTGATTGATGTCGCTGGGGCGACGGATGTCGAGGCGGGCGGTAGTACCCCTTGAAGTCATCGTGATGCGCTAGCGCATCCGGACGGTACGCACCGACGCGGGCGCACTGGTCTTGCGGTTAGCGGCTTTCTGACGTTTCCAGACAGCAGCCACTCCGTCAAATTGGCGGTGGTTTCGTCGTGCCGCGCCTTTCTCAATAAGGCCTCTTTTCTGACCGACGGCGGGAGCTTCTTGGCTTCCGCACGCAGGCGCATTGCCTCGTCGGATAGACGCTGCTCCGATGGTTAGGTGTGCCTGAAACGGCGCCGCTTCTTCATGGCGCTGCTCCCTGCTGGTGTTGGGCGGGAGCGCTAGCCGGGCGATCTCATCACCGGTAGATACCACTGGCCGTGCGGTGACGGAGCCTAACGGATAGAACGGTGCAAGGTTCCAAGGGCCGGAACCCGTAATCATACGGTTCGCAAAGACGTGGAAGATTCCGCCGCGCAGGCTCAAACTCGTGAGAGCCAGGATTTTGCCACAACCTTCCTGGGGCTAGGACCAACGCCGCCTCGCAAGTATTTCAAGCGGGCGGCGTTGCGTTGAACGAAGTGCCGATTGCTCAAAGAAACGCCGAGCTCTCAGGCAATTTGGCAGCAGGCTGCTGCCAAATTGGAACCTCGGCAATCATCGCTTGCTGCTTGACTAGAGCGAACACCCAAGCGACGACCAGCCCCGTCCTGGCATCCAATCGAGCTCGCTTTCACCCCCTCGAGCCATCGCGGAGGTCTTCATTACGAACGGCTCAATCTCGGCCACCATTTCGGCAAAGGACTGTGCGTCGGTGGTCGCCAGCTTCTTGAGGAAATGCTTCCAGCCGGTCTCTCCGATCTGTGCGAACCCAGATAGGAAGGACTCGGGGACGACGGCTGGCAGTTCGGTGCCGCGCTGGCTGAACGTAGCCCTGAAGGCTTCGGCTACAGCCGCGCCCACGAACGGAACCTTTCGTGATAGCTCGCGGACGTCGTAGAAGTCCTTGAAGCGCGAGGTGCTGGTGCCCGAGCTCAAGAGATTCGGCAGCTAGAGCCGCACCTGATAACTTCCCTAGGCCCGGCGAAGACGAGCGACGTCTAGGTGCCGGACCTGTGACGGCCCACGTCCAACTTCAGGATCTTGAGCAATCCGGAGAGGATCGGTAGGGGATAGCCACCGTAAAATCGACGCTTGAGCGCTTCTCTGGCGGGGGGCGCCCTCGCGCTGTCCGCTCATCTCCTTGGTCAACGCGCTAAAGAACGCCGTCGCCGTCGTAAGATCTTCTGCGCTACTGCCGCTGACGACCTCGGCGAACAGTCCTTGCAAAATACTTCCGACATGTGCGGGCTCATAAGCCGTCGCAATTTCGGTCATCTGCTTGAGCACGACCGGCGGAATCGCATCCGCGGTAGAGAGCAGTTTCTCGATAAAGGCGCGATGATCCTGCCGCCACGTACGCCACATGTTATCATCGTAGTCAATCGAGAAGCTCTCTGGCGGCAGAGCGTCGACGTTCACCTGATCGAGCTCAATCGCGGTGGACAATCGTCTGAGAAAGTCCTGGATATCTGCTGGCGTCAGATTCTCGGTCAACATCACTCAATCTCCTAGTCTAGGTAGTGCTCATCGACGGAGACACAACCATCTAAATCGTCCGCCAGCATTGGCGCAGTTCTGTCGGCAAGGATCAACAGCTGAGCGAAAGATCGTCGACGAACTGCGGGGAAAACCACCTCATGGGGAAGCTAAGTCGAGTTAGCTTCCCTATGGAGGGCCCCTTGAAAGCGGCGTATATTCGGGTTGCTTACTTCCAGAGAGCGAAGCCGGCATCCTGGATGGACGGAAGGATCTTCCGTTGCCCTCTTCGATATTTCACACGCGGCCGGTCGCCGCTAAGGGGCCTACTTAGGGCGGTGATGTAGAAGGATGAAGGCGCGTATCGAGCGTGAAGGCTTCCTGAAGGTGCTGCTGGTACGCGCCTTTCGCCCTGGTCGGGTCGAAGATCAGATTCCGGCTGTGATTGGACGCCACACTTGGGATCACGACGAATTTGTGCTTGGCCAAGCGCGCGTCCCCGAACGCCTGCTGGCCCGCGCCTGGG
This Bradyrhizobium sp. CCBAU 53421 DNA region includes the following protein-coding sequences:
- the hxsA2 gene encoding His-Xaa-Ser repeat protein HxsA2, which codes for MSTQGAEAKAAANDASATAAENSAAKLQPNAHYQVGEDLLGFVMTKQADGTVVAQHASHASHASHASHASSR
- the hxsB gene encoding His-Xaa-Ser system radical SAM maturase HxsB; translated protein: MARFLPPESFGAATEDLSLLPFNFERAGAKQYLVANLVGDFIRLTEDELTRLVDLRIRPGDGLYEKAYAAHLVSGVSQNAQRQLLAARLRSRMSFLQQMTPLHIFVVTLRCEHSCPYCQVSRQSTDRSRYDMSEETAMRALDIAFASPAARIKIEFQGGEPLLNFPLIRTIVTAAKARSGKQVDFVIASNLALLDDAVLSFCKANNILLSTSLDGPADLHNKNRPRPGANSHELAVAGIQRAKEVLGPDRVGALMTTTEASLNRVDDIIDEYLRLGLDGIFLRPLSPFGFAIKTKQFAKYDAKNWLAFYERGLRRVLKINRQGTPFREFYAALLLTRMLSDRPIGYVDLRSPAGAGLGALVYNYDGSVFASDEGRMLAETGDDAFRLGHVEHDSYNSLILSDKLIGAISSSLTQCAPECSTCVYESHCGADPVYHHATQGDALGIKPLSAFCARQKGIMGLLLDILENSPEDAAILRRWAAA
- the hxsC gene encoding His-Xaa-Ser system radical SAM maturase HxsC, giving the protein MTLPLYGTASQSARFSDKARSVLRLRSIDSAAERHVADFALAKTPDDIRRATEADWPSILVVSDGPIDLPSTFTGRLVAVSPKYDYLADGDVIGFDHASRKFRTLYRRNSAHNSFLVTERCNNYCLMCSQPPKDVDDRWILSEIKESLPLIDRATRALTFTGGETLSDWEEFTEVLKECRDRLPATAIQVLTNGRAFSDSRIVDAWKDIGHPNLMAAIPVYASVDHVHDHVVQAKGAFDETILGILKLKDRGQRVEIRVVLHALTAPIIEDTGRWLARNLPFVDHVALMGLENTGFAIANDAMLWMDPVDYGDGLARAVDHLSAAGVNVSIYNLPKCVLPKSVWPHALQSISDWKNGFVEECDRCDEKNTCSGFFTTGRPRFSRGVRAITAQRNELTTLADWPRN
- a CDS encoding KTSC domain-containing protein, whose amino-acid sequence is MVVQLRSIYYPYCEMPAATFEAFLAAPSMGQYYNANIKGSGSDGPFDCRTHRVPKY
- a CDS encoding nucleotidyl transferase AbiEii/AbiGii toxin family protein, whose amino-acid sequence is MSSGTSTSRFKDFYDVRELSRKVPFVGAAVAEAFRATFSQRGTELPAVVPESFLSGFAQIGETGWKHFLKKLATTDAQSFAEMVAEIEPFVMKTSAMARGGESELDWMPGRGWSSLGCSL